One part of the Algibacter sp. L1A34 genome encodes these proteins:
- a CDS encoding M23 family metallopeptidase, whose amino-acid sequence MSKVKYYYDSDSLSYRKIERKKRTTFKYAFMFILAAGLFGFLSVFITSQYVASPKERTLSRELHNMQLQYELLNKKMNEAENVLANVADRDNNIYRVYFEANPIPEAQRRAGFGGINRYKNLEGFDNSKLIIESNKRLDILQKQIVVQSKSLDEIAVLAKEKEKLLAAIPAIQPVANKDLKRMASGYGMRSDPFTKVRKMHWGMDFSAPRGTPIYASGDGVVVRADSGSTGYGNHIRIDHGFGYISLYAHLYKYNVRKNQKVKRGDLIGFVGSTGRSQAPHCHYEIFKDGQRINPMNFYYGSLTAEEYSKLLEHASLENQSLD is encoded by the coding sequence ATGAGTAAGGTAAAATATTATTACGATTCCGATTCACTTTCTTACAGGAAGATTGAACGTAAAAAAAGAACAACGTTTAAGTATGCTTTCATGTTTATTTTAGCGGCGGGATTATTTGGTTTTTTATCTGTTTTTATAACAAGCCAATACGTGGCATCCCCTAAAGAACGTACACTTTCTAGAGAATTACACAACATGCAATTGCAATATGAATTGTTGAATAAAAAAATGAACGAAGCAGAAAACGTTTTAGCGAATGTGGCAGATAGAGACAATAATATTTATCGTGTTTATTTTGAAGCTAACCCTATTCCGGAAGCACAACGAAGAGCTGGCTTTGGCGGAATTAACAGATATAAAAATTTAGAAGGTTTTGATAATTCTAAACTAATTATTGAAAGTAACAAACGTTTGGATATTCTGCAGAAGCAAATTGTAGTACAATCGAAATCGCTAGATGAAATTGCAGTTCTTGCAAAAGAAAAAGAAAAATTACTAGCAGCAATTCCTGCCATTCAACCTGTTGCCAATAAGGACCTAAAGCGTATGGCATCTGGTTACGGCATGCGATCGGATCCTTTCACCAAAGTTAGAAAAATGCATTGGGGTATGGACTTTTCAGCACCACGCGGCACCCCAATTTATGCTTCGGGAGATGGTGTTGTGGTTCGAGCAGATTCGGGATCTACTGGTTACGGAAACCATATTAGAATAGATCACGGTTTTGGATATATTAGCTTATATGCCCATTTATATAAATATAATGTACGTAAAAACCAAAAAGTAAAACGTGGTGATTTAATTGGTTTTGTAGGAAGTACAGGACGCTCGCAGGCACCACATTGTCACTATGAAATTTTTAAAGACGGACAACGTATTAACCCAATGAATTTCTACTACGGAAGTTTAACGGCAGAAGAATATAGTAAGCTACTAGAGCATGCCTCTTTAGAAAATCAATCTTTAGATTAA
- a CDS encoding TetR family transcriptional regulator C-terminal domain-containing protein has protein sequence MARKKNITAEKIIDLYMSTLLIDDNIPKTVYAFAHTNNFEENDFYKYFSNFEVLEKHIFSLFCENTLALLAENEDYGHYAPKDKLLSFYFTFFEMLNANRSYVYLKLAQNKNKLEALKLLSKLRSTFLKYIESEIYTNNVDLKNKTLNSLNKKGSNETAWAQLLFTIQFWLEDTSLNFEKTDIFIEKSVQVSFDLKEIKPLESVLDFAKFLWKEKTMST, from the coding sequence ATGGCTAGAAAAAAAAATATTACAGCAGAAAAAATAATAGATTTATACATGTCTACTTTATTAATAGACGATAACATTCCTAAAACAGTATATGCATTTGCGCATACCAACAATTTTGAGGAAAACGATTTCTATAAATATTTCAGCAATTTTGAAGTTTTAGAAAAACACATATTTTCGCTTTTTTGCGAAAACACTTTGGCTCTATTAGCAGAAAATGAAGATTATGGGCACTACGCACCAAAAGATAAGTTACTAAGCTTTTATTTCACCTTTTTTGAAATGCTAAACGCGAACAGATCTTATGTTTATTTAAAATTAGCACAAAACAAAAATAAGTTAGAAGCCTTAAAGCTACTATCTAAACTTAGATCAACATTTCTTAAATATATTGAAAGTGAGATTTACACCAATAACGTAGATCTAAAAAACAAAACACTTAATTCTTTAAATAAAAAAGGCAGCAACGAAACCGCTTGGGCTCAATTATTATTTACCATACAGTTTTGGCTAGAAGACACATCTCTAAATTTTGAAAAAACAGATATTTTCATAGAAAAATCGGTACAAGTTAGTTTCGATTTAAAAGAAATAAAACCGCTAGAAAGCGTGTTAGATTTCGCTAAGTTCTTATGGAAAGAAAAAACTATGTCCACATGA
- a CDS encoding TPM domain-containing protein, giving the protein MSNKVETFLTSKEEQDIVEAIRLAELNTSGEIRIHIENTSNGDATNRALEVFHYLKMDNTKLQNGVLIYVAINDKAFVIYGDEGINKVVPKNFWDSTKDVMQSHFKLGKFKEGIIEGIQKAGEQLESFFSWEHDDTNELSNEISKG; this is encoded by the coding sequence ATGTCTAATAAAGTTGAAACATTTTTAACAAGCAAAGAAGAGCAAGACATTGTTGAAGCTATTCGTTTAGCCGAATTAAATACATCTGGTGAAATAAGAATTCATATTGAAAACACTTCTAATGGCGATGCTACAAATCGTGCTTTAGAAGTGTTTCATTATTTAAAAATGGACAATACCAAACTGCAAAACGGCGTGCTTATTTACGTCGCTATAAACGATAAAGCTTTTGTTATTTATGGTGATGAAGGTATAAATAAAGTAGTTCCAAAAAACTTTTGGGATAGCACTAAAGACGTGATGCAATCGCATTTTAAATTGGGTAAATTCAAAGAAGGTATTATTGAGGGCATTCAAAAAGCCGGCGAACAACTCGAATCTTTTTTCTCTTGGGAACATGATGATACCAACGAATTATCTAACGAAATTTCAAAAGGATAG
- a CDS encoding LemA family protein: MKKFLPLIIIAILAIGAYSWGKGFNNTAVTLKETATKTWANVESSYQRRNDLIGNLVKTVQGAADFEKGTLEAVIEARAKATSITIDPTNITPEQLAKFNQAQGGLSGALKSLLVTVERYPDLKANQNFLELQSQLEGTENRINVARDRFNGTVEPYNMHIKTFPNSILAGLFNFEPLSYFKAEAGSEKAPDVDFEF, encoded by the coding sequence ATGAAAAAATTTTTACCATTAATTATAATTGCAATTCTTGCTATTGGCGCATACTCTTGGGGTAAAGGATTTAATAATACCGCTGTAACTTTAAAAGAAACAGCAACTAAAACTTGGGCAAACGTAGAAAGTAGTTACCAACGTAGAAACGATTTAATTGGCAACTTAGTAAAAACAGTACAAGGAGCAGCCGATTTTGAAAAAGGGACATTAGAAGCCGTTATAGAAGCAAGAGCTAAAGCAACTTCTATCACTATAGATCCAACCAATATTACACCAGAACAATTGGCGAAATTCAACCAAGCACAAGGTGGATTATCTGGAGCTTTAAAAAGTTTATTAGTAACCGTAGAGCGTTACCCTGATTTAAAAGCAAACCAAAACTTTTTAGAATTACAAAGTCAGTTAGAAGGTACAGAAAACAGAATTAACGTTGCTAGAGATCGCTTTAACGGAACCGTAGAGCCATACAATATGCACATTAAAACTTTTCCAAATTCAATATTAGCAGGTTTATTTAATTTTGAACCATTAAGTTATTTTAAAGCCGAAGCCGGAAGTGAAAAAGCTCCAGATGTAGACTTTGAATTCTAA
- a CDS encoding SDR family NAD(P)-dependent oxidoreductase, translated as MKKLVIIGGSKGIGQAIINALKDTYSIVNISRTAIETSSTITQHSLDVLEDELPEIDSIDALVYCPGSINLKALSRLELDDFKNDFNINVLGAIKTIKHYEKALIEGHGSVVLFSSVATQMGMPFHASVATSKAALEGLTKSLAAEYATKIRFNIIAPTITDTPLASRLLRNEKQRETMSERHPLKSILDPNEVAALTKYLLSSDAKSISGQTFPIDAGITSLKL; from the coding sequence ATGAAAAAACTAGTCATTATTGGTGGCAGTAAAGGTATCGGCCAAGCCATTATAAACGCTTTAAAAGATACATATAGCATTGTAAACATAAGCCGTACGGCTATAGAAACATCTTCTACGATTACGCAACATAGTTTAGATGTTTTAGAAGATGAGTTACCTGAAATAGATAGCATAGACGCTCTAGTGTATTGCCCAGGAAGCATCAACCTAAAAGCACTATCTCGCTTAGAATTAGACGACTTTAAAAACGATTTCAACATTAACGTTTTAGGTGCTATAAAAACTATAAAACATTACGAAAAAGCTTTAATAGAAGGTCATGGTAGCGTGGTTTTATTCAGTAGTGTAGCCACACAAATGGGTATGCCTTTTCACGCTAGTGTTGCAACAAGTAAAGCAGCCTTAGAAGGATTAACAAAATCGTTGGCAGCAGAATACGCTACAAAAATACGTTTCAACATTATTGCTCCAACCATTACAGATACACCTCTGGCTTCTCGATTATTACGTAACGAAAAACAAAGAGAAACCATGAGCGAACGCCACCCATTAAAATCTATTTTAGATCCTAATGAAGTAGCTGCACTAACCAAATACTTGTTATCTAGCGATGCTAAATCAATTTCCGGACAAACATTCCCAATAGATGCGGGAATAACTAGTCTAAAACTCTAA
- a CDS encoding MerR family transcriptional regulator, with protein MHIDLPEKRYYAIGEVAKAFGVNTSLIRFWEKEFDVLKPKKNAKGNRKFTPEDVKNLKFIYHLVKERGFTLEGAKTHLKEEKKEALSNFQIIDTLENIKTQLIKIKEHL; from the coding sequence ATGCATATAGATTTACCAGAAAAACGATATTACGCCATTGGAGAAGTAGCCAAAGCTTTTGGTGTAAACACATCGTTAATACGTTTTTGGGAAAAAGAATTTGATGTCCTTAAACCTAAAAAAAATGCGAAGGGCAACCGAAAATTTACTCCTGAAGATGTTAAAAACCTAAAATTTATTTACCATTTAGTAAAGGAGCGTGGATTTACACTCGAAGGCGCCAAAACACATTTAAAGGAAGAAAAAAAAGAAGCTTTAAGTAACTTTCAAATTATTGATACTTTAGAAAACATAAAAACACAACTGATTAAAATAAAAGAGCATTTGTAA
- a CDS encoding flavin reductase family protein has protein sequence MYFSRNDIDQLDHIYKINLINSVTGYKPANLIATKSKSGITNVAVFSSVVHYGSAPPILGFVMRPTTVRRHTFDNIIETGCYTINHINETIVEDAHHTSAKYPKDVSEFNKTGLEEEYNNDFYAPFVKQSTIKMGMKFSQKIDIEANGTILILGEITDLYINDDLVEHDGFADLMKANTAVINGLDTYAIPTKNKRLTYQRPK, from the coding sequence ATGTATTTTAGCCGTAACGATATAGACCAACTCGATCATATTTATAAAATAAATCTGATTAATAGTGTTACGGGCTATAAACCTGCAAATTTAATAGCCACAAAATCAAAATCAGGAATAACAAATGTAGCTGTTTTTAGTTCTGTAGTTCATTACGGTTCTGCTCCACCTATTTTAGGTTTTGTAATGAGACCAACTACGGTAAGGCGCCATACTTTCGATAATATTATAGAAACAGGTTGTTACACAATTAACCATATTAACGAAACTATAGTTGAAGATGCTCATCATACATCTGCCAAATACCCTAAAGATGTTTCAGAGTTTAATAAAACAGGATTAGAGGAAGAATACAATAACGATTTTTATGCACCTTTTGTAAAGCAATCGACAATAAAAATGGGTATGAAATTTTCACAAAAGATAGATATAGAAGCAAATGGTACTATTTTAATTTTAGGTGAAATAACAGATCTATACATTAATGATGATCTAGTAGAACATGATGGTTTTGCAGACTTAATGAAAGCCAATACGGCTGTTATTAATGGCTTAGACACTTACGCCATACCAACTAAAAATAAAAGATTAACCTACCAAAGACCTAAATAA
- the alaS gene encoding alanine--tRNA ligase, whose product MKSQDIRAKFLSFFEDKKHSIVPSAPMVLKDDPTLMFVNSGMAPFKEYFLGNTKPKNNRISDSQKCLRVSGKHNDLEEVGYDTYHHTLFEMLGNWSFGDYFKKEAIAWAWELLVDVYGIDKDILYVTVFEGSDDADNLGMDTEAYDFWKQYISEDRILKGNKKDNFWEMGDQGPCGPCSEIHVDIRSAEEKAKIPGKDLINMDHPQVVEIWNLVFMQYNRKANGTLEGLPDKHIDTGMGFERLCMVLQGVQSNYDTDVFTPIIREIETITNKVYNKDKEIDVAIRVISDHVRAVAFSIADGQLPSNTGAGYVIRRILRRAVRYGFTFLEKKEPFIYRLVDVLSEKMGDAFPELKAQKQLIENVIKEEEQSFLRTLDQGLVLLNRIVETTKGDTVSGEKAFELYDTYGFPIDLTALILSEKGLKLDEKGFNEELQKQKNRSRAASEMSMDDWAILSDDAVEEFVGYDTLEAQVKLTRYRKVVSKKDGEMYQLVFNITPFYAEGGGQVGDKGYLEDAHGDVVYILDTKKESNVIIHFTKNLPKHINKSFKAVVDVKQRNRTESNHTATHLLHQALREVLGTHVEQKGSAVNSKYLRFDFSHFSKLTTEELQDVENFVNSRIEGKLPLVEKRNVPKEEAIADGAMSLFGEKYGDTVRAIRFGQSVELCGGTHVKNTGDIWYFKIVSEGAVAAGIRRIEAITNDAVKDFYSENNKTFFEMKDLLNNTKEPVKALQNLQDENTSLKKQIEGLLKDKAKNIKGELRSELTEINGVQFLAKKLDLDAGGLKDVAFELGSQFDNLFLLFATEQNGKALLSCYISKELVASKGLNAGQVVRELGKHIQGGGGGQPFFATAGGKNPDGITKALDGAKAYIG is encoded by the coding sequence ATGAAGTCTCAAGACATCCGCGCTAAGTTTTTAAGTTTTTTTGAAGATAAAAAGCACAGTATTGTGCCATCTGCTCCCATGGTTTTAAAAGATGATCCAACCCTAATGTTTGTGAATTCGGGAATGGCTCCTTTTAAAGAGTATTTTTTAGGAAATACCAAGCCGAAAAATAATAGGATTAGCGATTCGCAAAAGTGTTTACGTGTTTCTGGAAAGCATAACGATTTAGAGGAGGTTGGTTATGATACTTATCACCATACTTTGTTCGAAATGCTTGGTAACTGGAGTTTTGGAGATTATTTCAAAAAGGAGGCTATTGCTTGGGCCTGGGAACTTCTAGTAGATGTTTACGGTATAGATAAAGATATATTATATGTTACCGTTTTTGAAGGAAGTGATGATGCTGATAATTTAGGAATGGATACCGAGGCTTATGATTTTTGGAAACAATATATATCTGAAGATCGTATTTTAAAAGGTAATAAGAAAGATAATTTCTGGGAAATGGGCGATCAAGGTCCATGTGGGCCATGTAGTGAAATACATGTAGATATTCGTTCTGCGGAAGAAAAAGCTAAAATTCCTGGAAAAGATTTGATAAACATGGATCATCCGCAAGTGGTTGAAATTTGGAACTTAGTTTTCATGCAATACAACCGAAAAGCTAACGGAACCCTTGAGGGTTTACCAGACAAGCATATCGATACAGGTATGGGGTTTGAACGTCTTTGTATGGTTTTACAGGGTGTGCAGTCTAATTATGATACCGATGTATTTACTCCAATTATTCGCGAAATAGAAACCATCACAAATAAAGTTTATAATAAGGATAAGGAGATAGATGTTGCTATACGTGTTATTTCCGATCATGTTCGTGCCGTAGCCTTTTCAATTGCCGATGGGCAGTTGCCTAGTAATACTGGTGCAGGTTATGTAATTCGTAGAATTTTACGACGTGCCGTACGTTACGGATTTACATTTTTAGAGAAAAAGGAACCGTTTATTTATAGATTAGTAGATGTTTTAAGTGAAAAAATGGGGGATGCTTTCCCAGAATTAAAAGCTCAAAAACAACTTATAGAAAATGTTATAAAAGAAGAAGAACAATCCTTTTTAAGAACATTAGATCAAGGTTTAGTATTATTAAATAGAATTGTAGAAACAACAAAAGGTGATACTGTTTCGGGAGAAAAAGCATTCGAATTATACGATACTTATGGTTTTCCAATAGATTTAACTGCGCTTATTCTTTCTGAAAAAGGATTAAAGTTAGATGAAAAAGGCTTTAATGAAGAATTACAAAAGCAAAAAAATCGTTCTCGTGCGGCTAGTGAAATGTCTATGGATGATTGGGCTATTCTGAGCGATGATGCTGTAGAGGAATTTGTAGGTTATGATACTTTAGAAGCCCAAGTAAAATTAACGCGATATAGAAAAGTAGTTTCTAAAAAAGACGGCGAAATGTATCAGTTGGTATTTAATATCACACCATTTTACGCAGAGGGAGGCGGACAAGTAGGAGATAAAGGTTACTTGGAAGATGCGCATGGCGATGTGGTTTATATTTTAGATACTAAAAAGGAAAGTAACGTTATTATTCATTTTACTAAAAACTTACCAAAGCACATCAACAAAAGTTTTAAAGCTGTAGTAGATGTTAAACAACGTAATAGAACAGAAAGCAACCATACAGCAACACACTTATTACATCAGGCTTTAAGAGAGGTTTTAGGAACTCATGTAGAGCAAAAAGGATCTGCTGTAAATTCTAAATATTTACGTTTTGATTTTTCTCATTTTTCTAAATTAACGACTGAAGAATTACAAGATGTTGAGAATTTTGTGAATTCTAGAATTGAAGGCAAACTTCCTTTAGTTGAAAAAAGAAATGTTCCAAAAGAAGAAGCTATTGCAGATGGAGCTATGAGTTTATTTGGAGAGAAATATGGAGATACCGTTCGAGCTATTCGTTTTGGACAGTCTGTTGAGCTTTGTGGAGGAACACATGTGAAAAACACAGGTGATATCTGGTATTTTAAAATAGTTTCCGAAGGTGCGGTTGCGGCGGGAATTAGACGAATTGAAGCTATTACTAACGATGCTGTAAAAGATTTTTATTCTGAAAATAACAAGACGTTTTTCGAAATGAAAGATTTGCTTAACAACACTAAAGAGCCGGTAAAGGCACTTCAGAATTTACAAGATGAAAACACAAGCCTTAAAAAGCAAATTGAAGGTTTATTGAAAGATAAAGCTAAAAATATAAAAGGTGAATTAAGAAGTGAATTAACAGAAATTAATGGCGTTCAGTTTTTAGCTAAAAAATTAGATTTAGATGCTGGCGGATTAAAAGATGTTGCTTTCGAGTTAGGGTCTCAGTTTGATAATTTATTCTTATTATTTGCAACCGAACAAAATGGAAAAGCATTATTATCATGCTATATCTCAAAAGAATTAGTTGCAAGTAAAGGCTTAAATGCTGGGCAAGTAGTTCGCGAACTTGGAAAACATATTCAAGGCGGCGGCGGCGGGCAACCATTTTTTGCAACTGCTGGTGGTAAAAATCCAGATGGTATTACAAAAGCATTAGATGGGGCAAAAGCCTATATTGGATAA
- a CDS encoding SRPBCC family protein, producing the protein MINIKKHSGIYTLEATQEIDIPLHEAWSFFSSPNNLEKITPSEMGFKITSEVDKKAYAGQIITYKVGILPGINTNWVTEITQVENESFFIDEQRFGPYRMWHHEHWFYSQPDGKTLMKDKISYKIPFGILGDLAQTLFIKKQLKGIFEYRFKTLETYFNGK; encoded by the coding sequence ATGATTAATATAAAAAAACATTCTGGAATTTACACCTTAGAGGCTACACAAGAAATCGACATTCCGCTACATGAAGCTTGGTCTTTTTTTAGCTCTCCTAATAATCTAGAAAAAATCACTCCTTCAGAAATGGGTTTTAAAATCACATCTGAAGTTGATAAAAAGGCTTATGCCGGACAAATAATAACTTATAAAGTTGGTATTCTACCAGGTATAAATACAAATTGGGTTACAGAAATAACACAAGTTGAAAACGAATCTTTCTTTATAGACGAGCAGCGTTTTGGTCCATACAGAATGTGGCATCATGAACATTGGTTTTACAGCCAACCTGACGGAAAAACATTAATGAAAGATAAAATCTCATACAAAATACCTTTTGGAATTTTAGGTGATTTAGCTCAAACTCTTTTTATAAAAAAACAATTAAAAGGTATTTTCGAATACCGTTTTAAAACCTTAGAAACCTACTTTAATGGAAAATAA
- a CDS encoding TspO/MBR family protein: protein MENNKLVRFTIFLCINILALGVGVLLMDNGQTSPWYASLNKAPWTPEGWVFGAAWTTVMAAFAVYMAALSLNFPFGFKPLMKLYALQWFLNVSWNFLFFNQQQTLIALIFIIALWLLIGYFTFNYIKTVKYYTLFIAPYLIWMTIATSLNAYIVFNN, encoded by the coding sequence ATGGAAAATAACAAACTAGTAAGATTTACTATTTTTTTGTGCATAAACATTTTAGCACTTGGTGTTGGTGTTCTATTGATGGATAACGGACAAACATCACCTTGGTACGCCTCACTAAACAAAGCTCCTTGGACACCAGAAGGATGGGTTTTTGGAGCAGCTTGGACCACCGTTATGGCTGCCTTCGCTGTTTACATGGCTGCATTAAGTCTTAATTTCCCATTTGGTTTTAAACCTTTAATGAAACTCTATGCTTTGCAATGGTTTTTAAATGTATCATGGAATTTTTTATTCTTTAATCAGCAACAAACCCTTATAGCTCTAATCTTCATTATCGCTCTTTGGCTACTTATAGGTTATTTCACCTTCAATTATATAAAAACAGTAAAGTATTACACATTATTTATAGCTCCATACTTAATATGGATGACGATTGCAACAAGTCTAAACGCCTACATTGTATTTAACAATTAA
- a CDS encoding cryptochrome/photolyase family protein encodes MENKTTLFWFRRDLRLEDNTALHYALKSSNNVLPVFIFDDDILDSLPKDDARVSFIHNTLENINKELTEFGSSLVVKKGSTLEIWKTLIEEHNIERVFFNKDYEPYAIKRDLEISDLLSANGIETKSFKDQVIFEENDILKNDNTPYTIYTPFKNKWLKKFDEKADVSNHEIDNTRFHKSNLAFPSIADIGFTKSKILVKPYNLTALDRYDEVRNFPAQDQTSYLSPHLRFGLVSTRNMVKLALKTNAIFLSELIWREFFMQILFHFPKVVTENFKQKYDAIPWRNNEADFKAWCEGKTGYPMVDAGMRELNKTGYMHNRVRMITAGFLCKHLLIDWRWGEAYFAEKLLDYELSANNGNWQWAAGTGCDAAPYFRVFNPAEQLKKFDKDTIYIRRWVEDYDELTYPQPMVEHKFARERAISTYKKALNP; translated from the coding sequence ATGGAAAATAAAACAACTCTATTTTGGTTTCGACGCGATTTAAGACTAGAAGATAATACGGCTTTACATTATGCTCTAAAATCGAGTAACAATGTATTACCTGTTTTTATTTTTGATGATGATATTTTAGACTCATTACCTAAAGATGATGCTAGGGTTTCCTTTATTCACAACACTTTAGAAAACATAAACAAAGAACTTACCGAGTTTGGATCGAGCCTTGTTGTAAAAAAAGGCTCGACTTTAGAAATTTGGAAAACTCTAATTGAAGAACATAACATTGAGCGTGTTTTTTTTAATAAAGATTACGAGCCTTACGCCATAAAAAGGGACCTTGAAATCTCAGATTTATTAAGTGCTAACGGCATAGAAACAAAGTCCTTCAAAGATCAAGTGATTTTTGAAGAAAACGATATTCTAAAAAACGATAATACACCTTATACGATATACACACCGTTTAAAAATAAGTGGTTAAAAAAATTCGATGAGAAAGCTGATGTATCAAATCATGAGATTGATAACACTCGATTTCATAAAAGCAATTTGGCTTTCCCTTCTATAGCAGACATAGGGTTTACTAAAAGTAAAATACTCGTAAAACCATATAATTTAACGGCTTTAGATCGCTATGATGAAGTCCGAAATTTTCCTGCACAAGATCAAACATCATACCTTTCACCACATTTAAGATTTGGACTCGTTAGTACTAGGAACATGGTGAAACTAGCTTTAAAAACAAATGCAATATTTTTAAGTGAGCTTATTTGGCGTGAATTTTTCATGCAAATCCTCTTTCATTTCCCCAAAGTTGTTACCGAAAATTTTAAACAAAAATACGACGCGATACCTTGGCGGAATAACGAAGCAGACTTTAAAGCTTGGTGCGAAGGAAAAACGGGCTACCCCATGGTTGATGCCGGTATGCGCGAATTAAACAAAACGGGATATATGCATAATCGTGTACGTATGATTACTGCCGGATTTCTATGCAAACACCTTTTAATAGATTGGCGTTGGGGCGAAGCATATTTCGCTGAAAAACTACTAGATTACGAACTCTCTGCAAATAACGGAAATTGGCAATGGGCTGCTGGCACAGGTTGCGATGCCGCACCTTATTTTAGAGTTTTTAATCCTGCCGAGCAGTTGAAAAAATTTGATAAAGATACCATTTACATACGCCGTTGGGTTGAAGATTATGATGAATTAACCTATCCGCAACCTATGGTCGAACATAAATTTGCACGAGAACGTGCTATTTCTACATACAAAAAAGCGCTAAACCCTTAA
- a CDS encoding ABC1 kinase family protein — MKTIDKIPTSKIQRATKLLSTGLKVGVNYAKYYGEKMVKTEAEAKDNLNEANATDIYDGLKNLKGSALKVAQMLSMEKNILPNAYVEKFSLSQFSVPPLSAPLVAKTFKKYFKKTPSEVFDTFTAESVNAASIGQVHKATKGDKKLAVKIQYPGVADSISSDLALVKPIALRMFNIKGEGTDDYFKEIENKLIEETNYTLELQQSIEISKACKHIPNLKFPKYYEEFSSNKILTMDWMDGLHISEFTKKNNDPEVSNKLGQALWDFYMFQMHILKKVHADPHPGNFLVSPDNALIAIDFGCMKEVPLTFYTPYFELAEKENIEDPAFFEKKLYELEILKPTDTPEEIVFFKTLFHEMLSLFTTPLQQEVFDFSNPTFFNKIAELSTKYAQSTELKKMNGNRGSKHFIYINRTFFGLYNLMHNLQPNHIVINNYKTL, encoded by the coding sequence ATGAAAACAATAGACAAAATACCTACATCAAAAATACAACGTGCCACTAAACTATTGAGTACAGGCCTGAAGGTTGGCGTAAATTATGCCAAATACTATGGTGAAAAAATGGTGAAAACTGAGGCTGAAGCTAAAGATAATTTAAATGAAGCCAATGCTACCGATATATACGATGGTTTAAAAAACCTGAAAGGTTCCGCATTAAAAGTGGCTCAAATGTTAAGCATGGAGAAAAATATTTTGCCCAATGCTTATGTAGAGAAATTTTCGCTCTCGCAATTTTCTGTCCCGCCTTTATCAGCTCCACTTGTTGCTAAAACCTTTAAAAAATATTTCAAAAAAACACCATCGGAAGTTTTCGACACGTTTACAGCAGAATCTGTAAATGCAGCCAGTATTGGTCAAGTACACAAGGCCACAAAAGGAGATAAAAAACTTGCCGTAAAAATTCAATACCCAGGTGTTGCAGATAGTATTTCGTCAGATTTGGCTCTTGTTAAACCTATCGCTTTACGTATGTTCAACATTAAAGGTGAAGGTACCGACGATTATTTTAAAGAAATCGAGAATAAACTTATAGAAGAAACAAACTATACGCTCGAACTTCAACAAAGTATTGAAATATCTAAAGCTTGTAAACATATTCCGAATTTAAAATTTCCGAAATATTACGAAGAATTTTCATCTAACAAAATCTTAACAATGGATTGGATGGACGGACTTCATATTTCAGAATTCACAAAAAAGAATAATGACCCTGAAGTTTCTAATAAACTTGGTCAGGCTTTATGGGATTTTTACATGTTTCAAATGCATATCTTAAAAAAAGTACATGCCGATCCGCATCCTGGTAACTTTTTAGTATCGCCAGATAATGCGTTAATCGCTATAGATTTTGGTTGTATGAAAGAAGTACCGTTAACTTTTTACACACCTTATTTTGAATTAGCTGAAAAAGAAAACATTGAAGACCCAGCATTTTTTGAAAAGAAATTGTACGAATTAGAAATTTTAAAACCAACAGATACACCAGAAGAAATTGTGTTTTTCAAAACCCTGTTTCACGAAATGTTATCGCTTTTCACAACACCTTTACAGCAAGAGGTTTTCGATTTTTCTAATCCCACCTTTTTTAATAAAATAGCAGAGCTAAGCACTAAATACGCACAAAGCACAGAACTTAAAAAAATGAATGGTAATCGTGGCTCGAAACATTTCATATATATTAATAGAACATTTTTCGGATTGTATAATTTAATGCACAATCTACAACCAAACCATATTGTAATAAACAATTATAAAACCTTATAA